The following proteins are encoded in a genomic region of Gimesia algae:
- the leuD gene encoding 3-isopropylmalate dehydratase small subunit, with product MNKVENITGTGIPLLLDDIDTDRIIPARFLRCVTFEGLGEHAFEDDRIQDPEHPFDKPEYQDASILVGGRNFGCGSSREHAPQSLIRWGIKAIIAESYAEIFFGNCTSLGVPAVCASRQALEALDKAIKQNPKQEITVDLLTMKISCGDQQFDCTLPDNARSALISGTYDFLAQLLKSTSEIKERAADVPYFTSFA from the coding sequence ATGAATAAAGTAGAAAACATTACCGGAACGGGAATTCCGCTTTTACTGGACGATATCGACACCGACCGGATCATCCCGGCCCGCTTTTTACGTTGTGTCACATTCGAAGGTCTCGGCGAGCATGCGTTCGAAGACGACCGCATTCAGGATCCGGAGCATCCCTTCGACAAACCAGAATATCAGGATGCCTCCATCCTGGTTGGCGGCCGTAATTTTGGTTGTGGTTCCTCTCGCGAACACGCACCACAGTCGCTGATCCGCTGGGGCATTAAGGCGATTATTGCAGAATCCTACGCGGAAATCTTTTTTGGTAACTGTACTTCTCTCGGAGTACCCGCCGTCTGTGCCAGTCGCCAGGCCCTCGAAGCATTAGACAAAGCCATCAAGCAGAATCCAAAGCAGGAAATCACAGTTGATCTGCTGACTATGAAAATCAGCTGTGGCGATCAGCAGTTTGACTGCACCCTGCCTGACAATGCACGTTCGGCCTTGATCTCAGGTACATATGACTTTTTAGCGCAACTGCTGAAAAGCACCTCCGAAATCAAAGAACGGGCGGCTGACGTTCCTTACTTCACTTCATTTGCCTGA
- the rpsP gene encoding 30S ribosomal protein S16, which translates to MAVRIRMKRMGRKHRPFYRICVMDSRKQRDGAAIEEIGTYDTSVADKSKRVEINMERVDYWMSVGAKPSENVATLIKKVKKNKFGTAAAPAPLTAPKEPAPEPEPEAEEATEEAAAEETPSEE; encoded by the coding sequence GTGGCAGTTCGTATTCGTATGAAAAGAATGGGACGTAAGCATCGCCCCTTCTATCGTATTTGTGTAATGGATTCACGCAAACAACGTGATGGTGCAGCAATTGAAGAAATCGGTACTTATGATACTTCAGTAGCCGATAAGTCAAAACGCGTCGAAATCAACATGGAACGCGTAGACTACTGGATGTCTGTAGGTGCAAAGCCTTCGGAAAACGTGGCTACACTCATCAAGAAGGTCAAGAAAAATAAATTTGGTACAGCGGCTGCTCCGGCACCTCTGACTGCTCCTAAAGAGCCTGCTCCCGAGCCGGAACCAGAAGCTGAAGAAGCAACAGAAGAAGCTGCTGCAGAAGAAACCCCCTCAGAAGAGTAA
- the leuC gene encoding 3-isopropylmalate dehydratase large subunit, translated as MSNTKNLFDKVWDLHCVKTLESGQDQLLIGLHLIHEVTSPQAFEMLRDRGLKVLFPERTIATVDHIVPTQNQARPFADLLAEEMMSAIEKNCREFGVTLLDVDDIRQGIVHVVGPEQGLTQPGMTIVCGDSHTSTHGAFGSIALGIGTSQVAHVLATQTMALGRPKVRQVVVNGELGPGVTAKDVTLHIIRKLGVQGGVGYAYEYAGEVFDRMSMEERMTVCNMSIEGGARCGYINPDQTTVDYLKGRPNSPQGAAFDKAAEWWLGLASGPDAKFDDVVEFDAADIEPTVTWGITPAQSVGVSENLAPISSYPADEQTLIKEAFRYMELEENQPIKGQKIDVAFIGSCTNSRISDLREAAKVVEGRHVAEHVRALVVPGSQLVRKQAIEEGLDKIFSDAGFEWREAGCSMCLAMNPDKLVGNELCASSSNRNFKGRQGSPTGRTLLMSPTMVAAAAINGCVTDVRELLSPAAV; from the coding sequence ATGAGTAACACAAAAAATCTGTTTGATAAAGTCTGGGACTTACACTGCGTCAAAACTCTTGAATCCGGGCAGGATCAGTTGCTGATCGGCTTACACCTGATTCATGAAGTCACCAGCCCGCAGGCGTTTGAAATGCTGCGTGATCGAGGACTGAAAGTGCTGTTCCCCGAACGCACGATTGCTACGGTGGACCATATCGTACCGACTCAAAATCAGGCACGTCCCTTTGCCGATCTGCTGGCGGAAGAAATGATGTCCGCCATCGAAAAAAATTGCCGTGAGTTTGGCGTCACACTGCTGGATGTTGATGATATCCGTCAGGGAATCGTACACGTCGTCGGCCCTGAGCAGGGACTCACACAGCCCGGTATGACCATTGTCTGCGGTGACAGCCACACTAGTACACACGGTGCCTTCGGCTCGATTGCCTTGGGAATTGGAACCAGCCAGGTCGCACACGTGCTGGCTACTCAGACCATGGCTTTGGGACGCCCTAAAGTCCGTCAGGTTGTCGTTAATGGCGAACTGGGTCCTGGCGTGACTGCCAAAGACGTGACACTGCACATCATCCGCAAACTGGGTGTCCAGGGAGGCGTGGGTTACGCCTATGAATATGCAGGCGAAGTTTTCGATCGCATGTCGATGGAAGAACGCATGACAGTCTGCAACATGAGTATCGAAGGGGGGGCTCGCTGCGGATATATCAATCCCGACCAGACGACAGTCGATTATCTGAAAGGCCGTCCCAATTCCCCACAGGGAGCCGCCTTTGACAAAGCCGCCGAATGGTGGCTCGGCCTGGCTTCCGGGCCCGACGCCAAATTCGACGATGTCGTGGAATTTGATGCCGCTGACATCGAACCCACAGTCACCTGGGGCATCACTCCCGCTCAATCTGTCGGCGTCTCTGAAAACCTGGCCCCCATTTCCAGCTATCCCGCTGATGAGCAGACGCTGATCAAAGAAGCGTTCCGCTACATGGAACTGGAAGAAAACCAGCCCATCAAGGGGCAAAAGATCGATGTCGCCTTTATCGGTTCCTGTACCAATTCCCGAATTTCCGACCTGCGTGAAGCAGCGAAAGTCGTTGAAGGGCGCCATGTCGCCGAACATGTGCGGGCACTGGTTGTCCCCGGATCACAACTGGTACGCAAGCAGGCGATCGAAGAAGGTCTGGACAAAATCTTTTCCGATGCCGGCTTTGAATGGCGTGAAGCAGGCTGTTCAATGTGCCTGGCTATGAATCCGGACAAACTCGTTGGAAACGAACTGTGTGCCTCCTCCAGTAACCGTAACTTCAAAGGTCGCCAGGGAAGTCCCACCGGCCGTACCCTGTTAATGAGCCCGACCATGGTCGCTGCAGCAGCCATCAATGGCTGTGTCACCGACGTACGGGAACTCCTCAGCCCCGCAGCGGTCTAA
- the ffh gene encoding signal recognition particle protein, which yields MFEGLTSNLKTALSGLARGGKLTEGNIRDGLREVRQALLEADVNYEIATSFIERVTEQSVGEKVLKSIRPDEQIVGIVHQELINLMGPVEPGFTYRPTGITVIMMCGLQGSGKTTTCGKLARLLKEQGRKPMLVAADLQRPAAIEQLKVIAGQVDVPVHAEAPQGNNAVKVCQNGLTQAKKLGNIDTVILDTAGRLHIDEDLMKELEQIERKLQPDQVIFACDAMTGQDAVNSAKAFNEALELDGVILTKLDGDTRGGAALSVKEVTGVPIKFIGVGEALDRLEPFHPDRMAGRILGMGDVVSLVEKAQEQFNEEEAADLQNRMASGKFSLNDFQKQMATIRKMGPMREIMKMIPGMGGLMDTNPDVDPGSEMKRIDAIISSMTPAEREEPGLIDHSRRRRIALGSGSDPSDISRLIKDFNNMAGMMQKMAGMGMRDKMKAMRELSSGAMMDPMGGMSNKKERSKRGGDPMKLREKKKKDRKNKKKQRKKNR from the coding sequence GTGTTTGAAGGTTTAACGTCCAATCTGAAAACTGCACTCAGCGGTCTTGCCCGTGGTGGAAAACTCACCGAAGGCAATATCAGGGACGGGTTGCGCGAAGTACGACAGGCTTTACTGGAAGCAGACGTTAATTACGAAATTGCCACCAGCTTTATTGAACGGGTCACCGAGCAGTCGGTTGGTGAAAAAGTTCTCAAGTCCATTCGACCCGATGAGCAGATCGTCGGTATTGTTCATCAGGAACTGATCAATCTGATGGGGCCCGTCGAGCCTGGTTTTACATACAGGCCGACTGGTATCACAGTTATCATGATGTGCGGCCTGCAGGGGAGCGGTAAAACGACCACCTGTGGAAAGCTGGCACGCCTGCTGAAGGAACAGGGGCGCAAGCCAATGCTGGTCGCAGCCGACCTGCAGCGTCCTGCGGCGATTGAGCAGTTGAAAGTGATTGCCGGCCAGGTCGACGTTCCCGTACATGCGGAAGCGCCGCAAGGCAATAACGCGGTCAAAGTCTGTCAGAACGGGTTGACCCAGGCGAAAAAGCTGGGCAATATTGACACCGTCATTCTGGACACCGCCGGTCGTCTCCACATTGACGAAGACCTGATGAAAGAGCTGGAGCAGATTGAACGCAAGCTTCAGCCTGATCAGGTGATCTTCGCCTGTGATGCGATGACAGGGCAAGACGCTGTCAACAGTGCGAAAGCATTCAATGAGGCGCTGGAACTGGATGGCGTCATCCTGACCAAGCTGGACGGAGACACGCGTGGCGGGGCTGCGTTAAGTGTCAAAGAAGTTACCGGCGTACCAATCAAGTTTATTGGTGTCGGCGAAGCTTTGGACCGTCTGGAGCCGTTCCACCCTGACCGGATGGCGGGACGTATCCTGGGGATGGGCGATGTTGTCTCCCTGGTGGAGAAGGCACAAGAACAGTTTAATGAAGAAGAAGCCGCTGATCTGCAGAACCGGATGGCTTCAGGAAAATTCAGCCTGAATGACTTCCAGAAGCAAATGGCGACCATTCGTAAGATGGGACCGATGCGGGAAATCATGAAAATGATTCCCGGCATGGGCGGTCTGATGGATACGAATCCGGATGTGGATCCTGGTTCAGAAATGAAGCGGATCGACGCGATCATCAGTTCGATGACGCCGGCAGAACGGGAAGAACCCGGCCTGATCGATCACAGCCGCCGTCGTCGCATTGCGTTGGGAAGTGGATCTGATCCTTCGGATATCAGTCGACTGATCAAAGATTTCAATAACATGGCGGGCATGATGCAAAAAATGGCCGGCATGGGTATGCGTGACAAGATGAAAGCCATGCGGGAACTGTCATCGGGAGCCATGATGGATCCGATGGGAGGCATGAGCAATAAAAAAGAACGCAGCAAACGGGGTGGCGACCCAATGAAGCTGCGAGAGAAAAAGAAAAAAGATCGTAAAAACAAGAAGAAGCAGCGAAAGAAAAACCGTTAG
- the rplS gene encoding 50S ribosomal protein L19 has product MQELLKKVEASSLREEPLQFEIGDTVDVHTRIQEGDKERIQIFSGVIIASRGGGTRENFTVRRIVAGEGVERIFPVNSPKIAKLEIKRHGRVRRAKLYYLRDRVGKATRLTERRAKVKDAE; this is encoded by the coding sequence ATGCAGGAATTATTGAAAAAAGTAGAAGCGTCCAGCCTTCGCGAAGAGCCACTTCAGTTTGAAATCGGCGATACCGTTGATGTGCACACACGAATCCAGGAAGGTGACAAAGAGCGCATCCAGATTTTCAGTGGCGTGATTATCGCCAGCCGCGGTGGTGGAACACGTGAAAACTTCACAGTGCGTCGCATCGTTGCCGGTGAAGGGGTCGAGCGGATTTTTCCCGTGAATTCACCTAAAATCGCCAAGCTGGAAATCAAACGACATGGTCGTGTCCGTCGCGCCAAGTTGTACTACCTGCGTGACCGCGTTGGTAAAGCAACTCGCCTGACCGAACGTCGTGCCAAAGTCAAAGACGCCGAGTAA
- a CDS encoding RidA family protein: MSVEQKAAELGLVFEPIEPGYLNLCIRSGNLLMTSGHVSDQKGRLGENVSVEEGQAAARDCAIKILRSVRDEHGSLDGLKVVKLLGCVNSTPDFTDQHLVINGASDLFHDLYGKTGDGYHARSALGFAALPTGVAVEIEAVFEIKDA; this comes from the coding sequence ATGTCTGTTGAGCAAAAAGCGGCTGAGTTAGGTCTGGTTTTTGAACCGATTGAACCCGGATATCTAAATCTCTGCATCCGTAGCGGTAATCTGCTGATGACATCGGGGCATGTCAGCGATCAGAAAGGCCGACTGGGGGAAAATGTATCAGTGGAAGAAGGTCAGGCAGCTGCCCGCGACTGTGCGATCAAGATTCTGCGCTCAGTACGTGATGAGCATGGCTCTCTGGACGGTTTGAAGGTCGTCAAGCTGCTGGGCTGCGTGAACTCGACACCCGATTTCACAGACCAGCATCTGGTAATTAACGGTGCCTCGGACCTGTTTCATGATCTATATGGCAAAACCGGCGACGGCTATCATGCCCGTAGTGCCTTGGGTTTCGCCGCATTGCCGACAGGTGTTGCCGTTGAGATTGAGGCGGTTTTTGAGATCAAAGATGCCTGA
- a CDS encoding YraN family protein has translation MAGKWLSRLLGDKGERAAVRFLKQLGYSIIARQYRTDHGEIDVIALDGETVVFIEVKTRKSDAKGQPFEAVTLQKQKQLTRLAGVFLKKQQLLSQPARFDVISILWSSDQSQPEIRHFKNAFAPSGEFQFFT, from the coding sequence ATGGCTGGAAAATGGCTCAGTCGATTACTGGGAGATAAAGGCGAACGCGCAGCAGTTCGCTTTTTGAAGCAGTTGGGGTATTCGATCATTGCGAGGCAATACAGGACGGATCATGGTGAAATCGATGTGATCGCACTCGATGGCGAAACGGTCGTTTTTATCGAAGTCAAAACCCGCAAGAGCGATGCGAAAGGCCAGCCCTTTGAGGCGGTCACCCTGCAGAAACAGAAACAACTGACCCGTCTGGCAGGTGTTTTTCTAAAAAAGCAGCAGTTGTTGTCGCAGCCGGCACGGTTTGATGTTATCTCGATTTTGTGGAGTTCCGACCAGTCGCAACCGGAAATACGGCATTTTAAGAACGCGTTCGCTCCTTCTGGCGAGTTTCAGTTTTTTACGTAA
- a CDS encoding DoxX family protein, translating to MQDLKRITGIAILFIVILRLCIGWQLLYEGLWKIDTLSSNRPWTAAGYLNNAKGPFRDHFRNMTGDPNDLNWLDADKVKAKWLDWEQRFLNHYPNLTDAQKSRLDQMVKGSDSFAAVLSALPPKVEFNGSLGKVIEYDPKRKRLIVNGETHLTPAEKQRLQKMVPVKKGPDGKLTGGTPLDREYYEAVEKVYARSARLSYIEKMQASLRGNPELAGQIDVEQEGTIDGKRVGKIEQYKIALDRYEQRLANADQDYKVDHLNKIWSEIQSMKASLVNPIRAMEDEMESEASKLLTPEQLAAGPVPLENTQIHRVNMMTIYSLTILGVLLLIGFGTRIAALASAGMLLSFYLVMPPWPGVPPVPGPEHSFIVNKNLIEVLALLAIAALPTGTWFGIDGLVYRFFHRQKNKTNKTN from the coding sequence GTGCAAGATTTAAAGAGAATTACAGGTATTGCTATCCTGTTCATCGTCATTTTACGCCTCTGTATCGGCTGGCAACTGCTCTACGAAGGCCTCTGGAAAATTGATACGCTCAGTTCCAATCGCCCCTGGACTGCCGCTGGTTACCTTAATAATGCCAAAGGGCCATTTCGGGACCATTTCCGAAACATGACCGGCGACCCTAATGACTTGAACTGGCTTGACGCAGACAAGGTCAAAGCGAAATGGCTGGACTGGGAACAGCGTTTCCTGAACCACTACCCAAACCTGACTGACGCCCAGAAATCGCGGTTAGACCAGATGGTCAAAGGCAGCGATTCGTTTGCTGCAGTACTGAGCGCCTTACCCCCCAAGGTCGAATTCAATGGCAGCCTGGGAAAAGTCATTGAGTATGACCCCAAACGCAAACGATTAATTGTGAATGGTGAAACACATCTCACCCCTGCTGAAAAACAGCGTCTGCAGAAGATGGTGCCTGTCAAAAAAGGCCCGGATGGCAAATTAACCGGGGGCACTCCACTCGATCGCGAGTATTACGAAGCAGTTGAAAAAGTCTACGCCCGCTCTGCCCGACTCAGTTACATCGAAAAGATGCAGGCTTCACTGCGAGGCAATCCGGAATTGGCAGGACAGATCGACGTCGAACAGGAAGGTACAATCGACGGGAAACGCGTCGGAAAAATCGAGCAATACAAAATCGCCTTGGATCGCTATGAACAGCGACTTGCCAATGCTGACCAAGATTACAAAGTGGATCACCTCAATAAAATCTGGTCGGAAATTCAGAGCATGAAAGCCAGCCTGGTGAACCCCATTCGGGCCATGGAAGATGAAATGGAATCGGAAGCCAGCAAATTGCTCACTCCCGAACAACTGGCAGCAGGCCCGGTTCCTCTCGAAAACACGCAGATCCATCGCGTGAACATGATGACCATCTACAGTCTGACAATATTGGGGGTTCTACTCCTGATTGGCTTCGGTACCCGGATCGCAGCACTTGCTTCAGCAGGAATGCTACTCTCCTTCTATCTGGTCATGCCTCCCTGGCCGGGAGTACCTCCAGTCCCGGGACCTGAACATAGTTTTATCGTCAACAAGAACCTGATTGAAGTGTTGGCACTGCTGGCCATCGCCGCGTTGCCTACGGGAACCTGGTTCGGCATTGATGGACTGGTTTACCGTTTTTTCCATCGTCAAAAAAACAAGACAAACAAAACCAACTGA
- a CDS encoding beta-ketoacyl-[acyl-carrier-protein] synthase family protein, whose amino-acid sequence MAGSNQTRVVISGIGIVSPIGIGIDTFWQNICSGKTGISRLESIPTENLPSKLAGEVKDFNPEVHLYNKKFLKVMSRDIQLGVAAASDAVKNAGIKRGVVDPERFGVSFGAGHIPTTPDELVAAVKLCAEDNSFEVTRWGEDTMGQITPLWMLRQLPNMPACHISIEHNAQGPNNTITSQDSSALLALAEAMRWIRRGAVDCMVVGACTSNINPVDLSRKNLIDLLSRDEDPKRACRPFDRFRTGTILGEGAAAFVVENYDHAVRRGAEIYAEVIGLGAGCDGRSDTNSDQESDTGLIRAVESAMRQANLMPHQLGHINAHGKSTKIDDQVEARAYHRLFGDDAIKIPITALKSYFGHFDAGSGAVELAASILSLRHGATPATLNYETPDPLCNLDVIHGDVRPMSKRTAMTVSRTSFGQTAAAILRAI is encoded by the coding sequence ATGGCTGGGTCAAATCAGACACGCGTAGTTATTTCTGGAATTGGAATTGTTTCTCCAATCGGTATCGGTATCGATACTTTCTGGCAGAACATATGCTCAGGCAAAACGGGGATTAGTCGACTTGAGTCGATTCCGACTGAGAATTTGCCTTCAAAACTCGCGGGAGAAGTAAAAGACTTCAATCCCGAGGTGCATCTCTACAACAAAAAATTCCTGAAAGTAATGTCTCGAGATATTCAACTGGGTGTAGCCGCTGCTTCTGATGCTGTCAAAAATGCAGGCATCAAGCGTGGGGTGGTTGATCCGGAACGGTTTGGCGTATCCTTTGGTGCAGGACATATTCCTACCACTCCTGATGAACTCGTCGCAGCTGTCAAACTTTGTGCCGAAGATAACTCCTTCGAAGTCACCCGCTGGGGTGAAGATACCATGGGACAGATTACCCCCCTGTGGATGTTGCGGCAGTTACCCAATATGCCCGCCTGCCATATCTCGATCGAACATAATGCACAGGGACCCAATAATACCATTACCAGCCAGGATTCATCGGCACTGCTCGCATTAGCAGAAGCGATGCGTTGGATCAGACGTGGTGCTGTCGACTGTATGGTCGTCGGAGCCTGTACATCCAATATTAATCCGGTCGACCTGTCTCGCAAAAATCTGATCGATCTGTTATCGCGGGATGAAGATCCCAAGCGTGCCTGTCGTCCATTCGACCGTTTTCGCACTGGTACGATTCTCGGTGAAGGGGCTGCTGCTTTTGTGGTCGAAAATTATGACCACGCAGTTCGTCGCGGTGCCGAAATTTATGCGGAAGTCATTGGGCTGGGCGCTGGCTGTGATGGGCGATCTGACACAAACAGTGATCAGGAAAGTGACACTGGTCTGATCCGTGCCGTTGAATCTGCGATGCGTCAGGCTAATTTAATGCCTCACCAATTGGGGCACATTAATGCACACGGCAAGAGCACGAAAATTGATGACCAGGTTGAAGCCAGAGCTTACCATCGTCTGTTTGGCGATGATGCGATTAAGATTCCGATCACCGCTCTCAAGAGCTACTTTGGTCATTTTGATGCTGGCTCAGGTGCTGTCGAACTGGCTGCAAGCATTCTTTCACTCCGCCATGGTGCTACACCGGCGACTTTGAATTATGAAACTCCAGATCCTTTATGTAATCTGGATGTCATTCATGGCGACGTTCGTCCCATGTCAAAACGGACAGCCATGACAGTCAGTCGCACCTCGTTTGGTCAAACTGCTGCTGCTATCCTGCGGGCCATCTAG
- the trmD gene encoding tRNA (guanosine(37)-N1)-methyltransferase TrmD, with protein sequence MRFDILTLFPELFDSYLEQGLLKRAIQNQLVEIQRWNFRDWATDKHASVDDRPYGGGPGMLIGCDTVFQCVEHVQKVIPEPGKLIMLTPQGRTLNQSLAQELSKERQLTLLCGRYEGFDERIRIGLEPMEISAGDFITNGGEVPAMLIIETVIRLIPGVLGDESSAKYDSFSESGLLEYPQYTRPQNFRGMEVPEVLLSGNHQEIARWRHEQSLLRTRERRSDLLTESESNST encoded by the coding sequence ATGCGATTTGATATTCTGACTTTGTTTCCCGAACTGTTTGACAGCTATCTGGAACAGGGCCTGCTCAAGCGGGCCATCCAGAATCAACTGGTTGAGATTCAACGTTGGAATTTTCGAGACTGGGCCACAGACAAACACGCCTCGGTAGATGATCGCCCTTATGGTGGCGGGCCGGGAATGCTGATTGGCTGTGACACGGTGTTTCAATGTGTAGAACACGTTCAGAAAGTCATTCCTGAGCCGGGTAAACTGATCATGTTAACCCCCCAGGGGCGGACATTAAATCAAAGCCTGGCACAGGAATTATCGAAAGAACGACAACTGACTTTGCTTTGTGGAAGATACGAAGGGTTCGACGAACGAATCCGCATTGGTCTTGAGCCAATGGAAATATCGGCGGGTGACTTCATTACCAATGGAGGGGAAGTCCCGGCCATGTTAATTATTGAGACTGTGATCCGGTTAATACCGGGAGTACTGGGTGATGAAAGCAGTGCCAAATACGATTCCTTTTCCGAATCGGGGCTGCTGGAATATCCGCAGTACACGCGGCCTCAAAACTTTCGTGGAATGGAAGTTCCGGAAGTGTTGTTAAGTGGAAACCATCAGGAGATAGCCCGCTGGCGTCATGAGCAGAGCCTGTTGCGAACTCGTGAACGACGCAGTGATCTGTTAACTGAATCGGAATCAAATTCAACTTAA
- a CDS encoding FAD:protein FMN transferase, with protein MPENKTNSNRRDFLTGRILKQAIENTGDNLADYLNQSTEEFAAPTGGSTIRLSTRAMATEFAMVMNPGPSQQVMRASDALDLIHEYEQLMTVYRKSSEISRVNATAAEGPVTMDLRLFEILDRARQICLDTEGGFDPSSGPLIALWRDCRLEGRLPTQPEIDACLQHTGIDQFLFDHDAGTIQYKSPENELNLGGIGKGYALDLAGQFLKSEEQEHWLFYGGFSSILATGIHNGLPGWPVGIKNPLFTSQRLGTILLQDCAMSTSGSSVQHFRHQGKRYGHILDPRTGWPVSELLSVTVIAPDAALADALSTAFYVIGIEKALEYCEKHTQVGTILIPPPAQGRKLSPVIRGIPNEFLFLDRDQLLSQ; from the coding sequence ATGCCTGAGAACAAAACGAACAGCAATCGTCGCGATTTCCTGACAGGACGCATCCTGAAACAGGCGATTGAGAATACCGGCGATAATCTGGCCGATTATCTCAATCAGTCAACTGAAGAGTTCGCGGCCCCAACAGGTGGTTCCACCATCCGCTTGAGTACCCGGGCGATGGCAACGGAATTCGCGATGGTCATGAATCCGGGGCCCAGCCAGCAGGTCATGCGTGCCTCAGACGCGCTGGATCTGATTCATGAATACGAACAACTCATGACGGTCTACCGTAAAAGCAGCGAGATATCGCGCGTCAATGCCACAGCCGCAGAGGGACCTGTCACCATGGACCTTCGCCTGTTCGAGATTCTTGATCGCGCGCGTCAGATCTGCCTGGATACAGAGGGGGGGTTTGACCCTTCCTCGGGGCCCTTAATCGCATTGTGGCGTGATTGTCGCCTGGAGGGACGCCTTCCCACACAACCGGAAATTGACGCCTGCCTGCAGCATACCGGCATCGATCAGTTTCTGTTCGATCACGACGCGGGAACCATCCAATACAAATCACCAGAGAATGAACTGAATCTGGGAGGCATCGGCAAAGGTTATGCGCTGGATCTCGCCGGTCAGTTTCTGAAGTCAGAAGAGCAGGAACACTGGCTGTTTTATGGTGGATTCAGCAGTATTCTCGCCACAGGAATTCACAACGGGCTACCGGGCTGGCCTGTGGGGATCAAGAACCCGCTTTTCACCAGCCAGCGACTGGGCACCATCCTGCTGCAGGATTGTGCCATGTCAACCAGCGGTTCTTCGGTACAGCATTTTCGACATCAGGGGAAGCGTTATGGACATATCCTCGACCCGCGCACGGGCTGGCCGGTCTCGGAATTACTGTCTGTAACGGTTATTGCCCCTGATGCAGCCCTCGCGGACGCCCTTTCCACCGCTTTTTACGTAATCGGCATCGAAAAGGCACTGGAGTATTGCGAGAAGCATACCCAGGTGGGTACGATTTTAATTCCCCCCCCTGCCCAAGGCAGAAAACTGAGTCCGGTAATTCGTGGAATTCCGAATGAGTTTCTGTTCCTGGATCGCGACCAATTGTTGTCACAATGA